From Daucus carota subsp. sativus chromosome 6, DH1 v3.0, whole genome shotgun sequence, the proteins below share one genomic window:
- the LOC108225611 gene encoding growth-regulating factor 3, translating into MELEHLKQWTEQQKQKHEAEQQSDLTRLLLNDCYYQQHHSNCSELPLFTTPAQQTKPSLHSVPSSSRMRGSSGYFSMDQWQELQVQACIFRHIMAGAPVPPQLLHLVKKSLILNSHSSSPYYYSSPYHSALLQSGGYWGRGGMDPEPGRCRRTDGKKWRCSKDVVGGYKYCDRHMHRGRNRSRKPVEIPTPPAPIASNNHITTINNTTQPFLNSNTNPSIPAQAPTPTTFGLSRPSHSLDLLHLNHRSSENKLSEDDFSASQILRPFFNDWPRSAQESDNSLNLDSPGTSLSISVPGNPLADSSLKLSAGANGVNYGPQASEEREQPQLQWASTTSPWGTNQMGGPLAEALRSSSTSKSSPTSVLHQLRGAASFIST; encoded by the exons ATGGAGCTGGAGCATCTTAAGCAGTGGACAGAGCAGCAGAAGCAGAAGCATGAGGCAGAGCAGCAGTCAGACTTAACAAGACTACTTCTGAATGACTGTTACTACCAGCAGCACCATTCTAACTGTTCAGAGCTTCCTTTGTTTACTACACCTGCTCAGCAAACAAAACCCAGCCTCCATTCAGTACCCTCTTCTTCTA GGATGAGGGGAAGTAGTGGCTACTTTAGCATGGATCAGTGGCAGGAGCTTCAAGTGCAGGCATGCATCTTCAGGCACATCATGGCTGGGGCTCCTGTTCCTCCACAGCTACTACACTTGGTTAAAAAGAGCCTCATTCTCAACTCTCATTCTTCTTCTCCATATTATTATTCCTCCCCTTATCACTCAGCTT TATTGCAATCAGGGGGGTATTGGGGAAGAGGGGGCATGGATCCTGAGCCGGGGCGTTGCAGGAGGACTGATGGGAAGAAATGGAGATGTTCCAAGGATGTTGTGGGTGGCTACAAATACTGCGACCGTCACATGCACCGCGGACGCAACCGTTCAAGAAAGCCTGTGGAAATTCCCACTCCTCCTGCTCCAATTGCAAGTAACAACCACATCACTACTATCAACAACACTACTCAACCCTTCCTTAATTCCAACACAAATCCATCCATTCCTGCTCAGGCACCGACACCCACCACTTTCGGGCTTTCCAGGCCTTCACATTCTCTCGATCTGCTTCATCTCAATCATAG GTCCTCTGAAAATAAGTTGTCTGAGGATGATTTCTCGGCAAGTCAGATCCTACGTCCTTTCTTTAACGATTGGCCAAGGTCTGCTCAAGAATCGGATAACAGCTTAAACCTCGATAGCCCAGGGACCTCTCTCTCAATTTCAGTTCCTGGAAATCCATTAGCAGATTCTTCTTTGAAGTTGTCCGCAGGTGCTAATGGAGTGAATTATGGACCTCAAGCAAGTGAAGAACGAGAGCAACCCCAATTACAATGGGCAAGCACTACGTCCCCGTGGGGAACGAATCAAATGGGCGGACCACTAGCTGAAGCATTGAGATCATCATCAACCTCCAAATCTTCACCTACAAGTGTTCTCCACCAGCTGCGCGGAGCAGCCAGTTTTATCAGCACCTGA